A region from the Haloarcula limicola genome encodes:
- a CDS encoding PrkA family serine protein kinase, producing the protein MSKNKETLEALSQEYRDTIPADLRTTHSFDWYLDQLYDEPRIARNAHQRVADMFDYYGTSYDEDAGVVEYELASEDPLHDGENTFYGREVHESIHEFVNKVKSGARGLGPEKRIKLLLGPVGSGKSDFDRQARRYYENYTRRDEGRMYTFRWTNLCDVVGDQDPADDVVQSPMNQDPMVLLPQEQRDKVIEDINGELDAPYTIRNEQALDPASEFYMDRLLAHYDDDLQAVLENHVEIIRFVADENQRQGIETFEPKDKKNQDETELTGDVNYSKIAIYGESDPRAFDYSGAFCNANRGIFSGEELLKLQREFLYDFLHASQEQTIKPKNNPRIDIDQVIVGRTNMPEYRDKKGDEKMEAFNDRTKRIDFPYVLQYEEEAKIYRKMLRNADLPDIQVEPHTLEMAGLFGVLTRIEEPDTESVDLVQKAKAYNGEIDEADDIDVKKLRDEASKTAEIGEGMEGVSPRFIGDEIAEAIMDSMHRERDFLSPLTTFNHLEGNLENHGSIDEESFDQYYRYLELVREEYKERAIEDVRHALAYDMDEIQRQGEKYMDHVMAYIDDDTVEDELTGREQEPDEQFLRSVEEKLNLPEDRKDDFRQEVSNWVSRRAREGDTFNPQDNDRLRRALERKLWEDKKHNINFSALVSSGEMDDDERNQWIDALIEQGYSEEGAREVLEFAGAEVAKSEMED; encoded by the coding sequence ATGAGCAAGAACAAAGAGACACTCGAGGCACTGAGTCAGGAGTACCGGGACACGATACCAGCGGACCTGCGGACGACCCACTCGTTCGACTGGTATCTCGACCAACTGTACGACGAGCCGCGCATCGCTCGGAACGCCCACCAGCGCGTCGCGGACATGTTCGACTACTACGGGACGAGCTACGACGAGGACGCCGGGGTCGTCGAGTACGAACTCGCCAGCGAGGACCCCCTCCACGACGGCGAGAACACGTTCTACGGCCGGGAGGTCCACGAGTCCATCCACGAGTTCGTCAACAAGGTCAAGTCCGGCGCGCGCGGGCTGGGGCCCGAGAAGCGCATCAAACTGCTGCTGGGACCGGTCGGCTCCGGGAAGTCCGACTTCGACCGGCAGGCCCGGCGCTACTACGAGAACTACACCCGCCGCGACGAGGGGCGGATGTACACGTTCCGCTGGACCAACCTCTGTGACGTGGTCGGCGACCAGGACCCGGCCGACGACGTGGTGCAGTCGCCGATGAACCAGGACCCGATGGTCCTGCTCCCGCAGGAGCAACGCGATAAGGTGATCGAGGACATCAACGGGGAACTCGACGCGCCCTACACGATCCGCAACGAGCAGGCGCTCGACCCGGCCAGCGAGTTCTACATGGACCGCCTGCTCGCCCACTACGACGACGACTTACAGGCCGTCCTGGAGAACCACGTCGAGATCATCCGCTTCGTCGCCGACGAGAACCAGCGACAGGGGATCGAGACGTTCGAACCGAAGGACAAGAAGAACCAGGACGAGACGGAGCTCACCGGCGACGTCAACTACTCGAAGATCGCCATCTACGGCGAGAGCGACCCGCGGGCGTTCGATTACTCCGGCGCGTTCTGTAACGCCAACCGGGGCATCTTCTCCGGCGAGGAGCTGCTGAAGCTCCAGCGCGAGTTCCTCTATGACTTCCTCCATGCCAGTCAGGAACAGACGATAAAGCCGAAGAACAACCCCCGAATCGACATCGACCAGGTCATCGTCGGTCGGACGAACATGCCCGAGTACCGCGACAAGAAGGGCGACGAGAAGATGGAGGCGTTCAACGACCGGACGAAACGCATCGACTTCCCGTACGTCCTCCAGTACGAGGAGGAGGCCAAGATCTACCGGAAGATGCTCCGGAACGCGGACCTCCCGGACATCCAGGTCGAGCCCCACACGCTGGAGATGGCGGGCCTGTTCGGCGTCCTCACGCGCATCGAGGAGCCCGACACCGAGTCCGTCGACCTCGTCCAGAAGGCCAAGGCCTACAACGGCGAGATCGACGAGGCCGACGACATCGACGTGAAGAAGCTCCGCGACGAGGCCTCGAAGACCGCCGAGATCGGCGAGGGGATGGAGGGCGTCTCCCCGCGGTTCATCGGCGACGAGATCGCGGAGGCCATCATGGACTCGATGCACCGCGAGCGGGACTTCCTCTCGCCGCTGACGACGTTCAACCACCTCGAAGGGAACCTGGAGAACCACGGCTCCATCGACGAGGAGTCCTTCGACCAGTACTACCGCTACCTCGAACTCGTCCGCGAGGAGTACAAGGAGCGGGCTATCGAGGACGTGCGCCACGCGCTGGCCTACGACATGGACGAGATCCAGCGTCAGGGTGAGAAGTACATGGACCACGTCATGGCCTACATCGACGACGACACCGTCGAGGACGAGCTCACGGGTCGGGAACAGGAGCCCGACGAGCAGTTCCTCCGGTCGGTCGAGGAGAAGCTCAACCTGCCCGAGGACCGCAAAGACGACTTCCGACAGGAGGTCTCGAACTGGGTCTCTCGTCGCGCCCGCGAGGGCGACACGTTTAACCCGCAGGACAACGACCGCCTGCGCCGCGCCTTAGAGCGCAAGCTCTGGGAGGACAAGAAGCACAACATCAACTTCTCGGCGCTGGTCTCCTCCGGCGAGATGGACGACGACGAGCGCAACCAGTGGATCGACGCGCTCATCGAACAGGGCTACTCCGAGGAGGGCGCGCGCGAAGTGCTCGAGTTCGCCGGCGCGGAGGTCGCCAAGAGCGAGATGGAGGACTAG
- a CDS encoding YeaH/YhbH family protein, with protein sequence MGLKDDLERYREIGEERRQDLAEFIQYGDLGGSRGDEVRIPIKIVDLPEFAYDQRDKGGVGQGEGAEPGDPVGQPQPQPGEDGDEDGEPGEEGGEHEYYEMDPEEFAEELDERLGLDLDPKGKKVIEETEGDFTDITRTGPSSTLDFERLFKQGLKRKLAMDFDEDYVREALKVDGWGPATVFEWAREKNIVVSKAWIEDAYEGIPDEEKTKWASIEEMEENVEQTDTPQRIRREGVDEIPFRREDERYRYPEIVEEREKNVVVVNIRDVSGSMRQKKRELVERTFTPLDWYLQGKYDNAEFVYIAHDADAWEVDRDEFFGIRSGGGTRISSAYDLAAAILEEEYPWSEWNRYVFAAGDSENSSNDTEEKVIPMMEQIPANLHAYVETQPSGNAINATHAEEVERSFRDSDNVAVAYVSSPEDVIDAIYEILSTEEEG encoded by the coding sequence ATGGGACTGAAAGACGACCTCGAACGGTACCGCGAGATCGGCGAGGAGCGCCGGCAGGACCTCGCCGAGTTCATCCAGTACGGCGACCTCGGTGGTTCGCGCGGCGACGAAGTGCGCATCCCGATCAAGATCGTCGATCTGCCCGAGTTCGCCTACGACCAGCGGGACAAGGGCGGCGTCGGGCAGGGCGAAGGGGCCGAACCGGGCGACCCGGTCGGCCAGCCGCAGCCCCAGCCCGGTGAGGACGGCGACGAGGACGGCGAACCCGGCGAGGAGGGCGGCGAGCACGAGTACTACGAGATGGACCCCGAGGAGTTCGCCGAGGAGTTGGACGAGCGCCTCGGCCTGGACCTGGACCCGAAGGGGAAGAAGGTCATCGAGGAGACTGAGGGCGACTTCACCGACATCACGCGGACGGGGCCGTCCTCGACGCTGGACTTCGAGCGCCTGTTCAAGCAGGGCTTGAAGCGCAAGTTGGCGATGGACTTCGACGAGGACTACGTCCGCGAGGCGTTGAAGGTCGACGGCTGGGGACCGGCGACCGTCTTCGAGTGGGCGCGCGAGAAGAATATCGTCGTCTCGAAGGCGTGGATCGAAGACGCCTACGAGGGCATCCCAGACGAGGAGAAGACGAAGTGGGCGTCCATCGAGGAGATGGAGGAAAACGTCGAGCAGACGGACACCCCACAGCGCATCCGCCGGGAGGGCGTCGACGAGATCCCGTTCCGCCGGGAGGACGAGCGCTACCGCTACCCCGAGATCGTCGAGGAGCGCGAGAAGAACGTCGTCGTCGTCAACATCCGGGACGTCTCCGGGTCGATGCGCCAGAAGAAGCGTGAGCTCGTCGAGCGGACGTTCACGCCGCTGGACTGGTATCTCCAGGGGAAGTACGACAACGCCGAGTTCGTCTACATCGCCCACGACGCCGACGCCTGGGAGGTCGACCGCGACGAGTTCTTCGGCATCCGCTCCGGTGGCGGGACCCGCATCTCCAGCGCGTACGACCTCGCGGCGGCGATCCTCGAAGAGGAGTACCCCTGGAGCGAGTGGAACCGCTACGTCTTCGCCGCCGGCGACTCGGAGAACTCCTCGAACGACACCGAGGAGAAGGTCATCCCGATGATGGAGCAGATTCCGGCGAACCTCCACGCCTACGTGGAGACCCAGCCGAGCGGCAACGCCATCAACGCGACCCACGCCGAGGAGGTCGAGCGGAGCTTCCGCGACAGCGACAACGTGGCGGTGGCGTACGTCTCCTCGCCGGAGGACGTCATCGACGCCATCTACGAGATACTCAGCACGGAGGAAGAGGGATGA
- the hisD gene encoding histidinol dehydrogenase, giving the protein MDVHTIADLGPDERSALFDRDAGVEAVRDDVQDIVSQVREEGDVALRRFASEFDGVEVGNVDITDAAERAYEEVDDDVRAAIEDAAENIRAFHERQVPEDWREDFEGRELGRRYRPLDSAGVYAPGGTAAYPSSALMGVIPAKVAGVEHVAVATPPAETVNPVTLAAIHVAGADAVYQVGGAQAIAALAYGTETVNATDIVVGPGNRWVTAAKAEVRGDVAIDFLAGPSEIMVVADATADPELVAADLVAQAEHDENASVVAVTDDEGVAEAVAESVEEQAGEREREAVIRAALESDASGVFRARSMSEAVLFAEEYAAEHLSIQAEDDEELLERIPSAGSAFLGPYSPVAAGDYAAGTNHVLPTGGAARVTGGLSVDTFVRSTTVQRLSEDSLSDISETITTLAEAEGLEGHAESVRKRFE; this is encoded by the coding sequence ATGGACGTACACACTATCGCCGACCTCGGGCCCGACGAGCGGTCGGCGCTGTTCGACCGGGACGCGGGCGTCGAGGCGGTCAGGGACGACGTTCAGGACATCGTCTCGCAGGTCCGCGAGGAGGGCGACGTGGCGCTCCGGCGCTTCGCCAGCGAGTTCGACGGCGTCGAGGTGGGCAACGTCGACATCACCGACGCCGCCGAGCGCGCCTACGAAGAAGTAGACGACGACGTGCGAGCGGCCATCGAGGACGCCGCCGAGAACATCCGGGCGTTCCACGAGCGGCAGGTCCCCGAGGACTGGCGCGAGGACTTCGAGGGGCGGGAGCTGGGCCGCCGCTATCGGCCGCTCGACAGCGCCGGCGTCTACGCGCCCGGCGGCACCGCCGCCTACCCCTCCAGCGCGCTGATGGGTGTGATCCCGGCGAAGGTCGCGGGCGTGGAACACGTCGCCGTCGCCACGCCGCCCGCGGAGACGGTCAATCCGGTCACGCTGGCGGCGATCCACGTTGCCGGCGCGGACGCCGTCTATCAGGTCGGCGGCGCGCAGGCCATCGCGGCGCTGGCCTACGGCACCGAGACGGTCAACGCCACCGACATCGTGGTCGGGCCGGGCAACCGCTGGGTCACGGCGGCGAAGGCCGAGGTGCGCGGCGACGTGGCCATCGACTTCCTCGCCGGACCGTCGGAGATCATGGTCGTCGCCGACGCGACCGCCGACCCGGAACTGGTCGCGGCGGACCTCGTCGCGCAGGCCGAACACGACGAGAACGCTTCCGTCGTCGCTGTCACCGACGACGAGGGAGTGGCCGAGGCCGTCGCCGAGAGCGTCGAGGAACAGGCCGGCGAGCGAGAGCGCGAGGCGGTGATTCGAGCGGCGCTCGAAAGCGACGCCTCGGGCGTCTTCCGCGCCCGGTCGATGAGCGAAGCGGTGCTGTTCGCCGAGGAGTACGCCGCCGAGCACCTCTCGATTCAGGCCGAGGACGACGAGGAGCTCTTAGAGCGAATTCCCTCCGCCGGCTCCGCGTTCCTCGGCCCGTACAGCCCCGTGGCGGCCGGCGACTACGCCGCCGGGACGAACCACGTCCTGCCGACCGGCGGCGCTGCGCGGGTCACCGGCGGCCTCTCCGTGGACACCTTCGTCCGGTCGACGACCGTCCAGCGCCTCAGCGAAGACTCGCTCTCGGACATCAGCGAGACGATCACGACACTCGCGGAGGCCGAGGGGCTGGAGGGCCACGCCGAGAGCGTCCGCAAGCGGTTCGAGTAG
- a CDS encoding PrkA family serine protein kinase: MNGEEYIGRADESLDATYEAPMSLAEYVDTVLETPEIAAHASKYLLAAIEAAGTRTVIEEGEEKERYRFFDDPHNDGEHAILGNTEVLNAFVDDLRSIAAGRGKDEKIVWLEGPTATGKSELKRCLINGLREYSKTPEGRRYTVEWNVAGAGGSDSALTYGDVPVEDEDDWYESPVQVHPLTVFPQDVRADLLAAINEKLDDHIEIHVDGDLDPFSREAYDYLEEQYRRQGTEDLFSAVTDPGHLRVKNFVVDIGRGIGVLHSEDEGTPKERLVGSWMHGMLRELDSRGRKNPQAFSYDGVLSQGNGLLTVVEDAAQHADLLQKLLNVPDESRVKLDKGIGMDVDTQLVIISNPDLEAQLNQHAEREGQDPLKALKRRLDKHEFTYLTNLSLEAQLLRRELTNETSVWDPDSWEELETWIQEPVTVAVRDEAETATEKELAPHTIEAAALYAVVSRLDASPIPNGLDLVDKALLFDRGYLMEGDERVDIDDYDVEKTDADGDHGIPVTYVRDIVADLLHETQDRHHPDLPVEHVIMPRDVLNAIAEGLGDAPVFSAAEAGEYEERVVPVKNHVFGEQERDVLDAMMRDKRVDESTVEEYIEHVYAWASDEQIENARGEYVDPDPLKMKVFEIEHLGRFDEDNYDDNDPDEAVEAFRTDKIITALNRHAWQRRDEEFRVGDVSPKEIPVIKTVLGSHDWDDVKRTYEDFDPRQWDNPPSGTETARLKEKTVENMVDMRGYSEATAELTSRHVMSQVSYRWD; encoded by the coding sequence ATGAACGGCGAGGAGTACATCGGCCGGGCGGACGAGTCGCTCGATGCGACCTACGAGGCCCCGATGAGCCTCGCGGAGTACGTCGACACGGTCCTCGAGACGCCCGAGATAGCCGCCCACGCCTCGAAGTACCTGCTCGCGGCCATCGAGGCGGCCGGGACGCGCACCGTCATCGAGGAGGGCGAAGAGAAGGAGCGCTACCGCTTCTTCGACGACCCGCACAACGACGGGGAACACGCCATCCTCGGCAACACGGAGGTGCTGAACGCCTTCGTCGACGACCTGCGCTCCATCGCGGCCGGGCGGGGGAAAGACGAGAAGATCGTCTGGCTCGAAGGGCCGACGGCGACCGGCAAGTCAGAGCTGAAGCGGTGTCTCATCAACGGCCTGCGGGAGTACTCGAAGACGCCCGAGGGGCGGCGGTACACCGTCGAGTGGAACGTCGCCGGCGCGGGCGGGAGCGACAGCGCCCTGACCTACGGCGACGTGCCGGTCGAGGACGAGGACGACTGGTACGAGAGCCCGGTGCAGGTCCACCCGCTGACGGTGTTCCCGCAGGACGTCCGCGCGGACCTGTTGGCGGCGATCAACGAGAAACTGGACGATCACATCGAGATCCACGTCGACGGCGACTTGGACCCGTTCTCGCGGGAGGCCTACGACTACTTAGAGGAGCAGTACCGCCGACAGGGGACCGAAGACCTGTTCTCGGCGGTCACGGACCCCGGACACCTCCGGGTGAAGAACTTCGTCGTGGACATCGGTCGCGGCATCGGCGTCCTCCACTCCGAGGACGAGGGCACGCCGAAAGAGCGGCTGGTCGGGTCGTGGATGCACGGAATGTTACGCGAACTGGACTCGCGAGGCCGGAAGAACCCGCAGGCGTTCTCCTACGACGGCGTCCTCTCGCAGGGCAACGGCCTGCTGACGGTGGTCGAAGACGCCGCCCAGCACGCCGATCTGCTCCAGAAGCTACTGAACGTCCCCGACGAGAGCCGCGTCAAGCTCGATAAGGGCATCGGGATGGACGTCGATACCCAATTGGTCATCATCTCGAATCCCGACCTCGAAGCCCAGTTGAACCAGCACGCCGAGCGCGAGGGACAGGACCCGCTGAAGGCGCTGAAGCGGCGGCTGGACAAACACGAGTTCACGTACCTGACGAACCTCTCGCTGGAAGCGCAGTTGCTCCGCCGGGAGCTGACCAACGAGACGAGCGTCTGGGACCCCGACTCGTGGGAGGAGCTGGAGACGTGGATTCAGGAGCCGGTGACCGTCGCCGTCCGCGACGAGGCCGAGACGGCCACCGAGAAGGAACTGGCCCCCCACACCATCGAGGCGGCGGCGCTGTACGCCGTCGTCTCCCGGCTGGACGCCTCGCCGATCCCGAACGGACTGGACCTCGTCGACAAGGCGCTGCTGTTCGACCGCGGCTACCTGATGGAGGGCGACGAGCGGGTCGACATCGACGACTACGACGTCGAGAAGACCGACGCCGACGGCGACCACGGCATCCCCGTGACCTACGTCCGAGATATCGTCGCCGACCTGCTTCACGAGACGCAGGACCGCCACCACCCCGATTTACCCGTCGAACACGTCATCATGCCGCGGGACGTCCTCAACGCCATCGCGGAGGGGCTCGGCGACGCGCCGGTGTTCTCTGCGGCGGAGGCCGGCGAGTACGAGGAGCGCGTCGTGCCCGTGAAGAACCACGTCTTCGGCGAGCAGGAGCGGGACGTGCTGGACGCGATGATGCGCGATAAGCGCGTCGACGAGTCCACCGTCGAGGAGTACATCGAGCACGTCTACGCGTGGGCGAGCGACGAGCAGATAGAGAACGCCCGCGGCGAGTACGTCGACCCGGACCCGCTGAAGATGAAGGTGTTCGAGATCGAGCACCTCGGCCGGTTCGACGAGGACAACTACGACGACAACGACCCCGACGAGGCCGTCGAGGCGTTCCGCACGGACAAGATAATCACGGCGCTGAACCGCCACGCGTGGCAGCGCCGCGACGAGGAGTTCCGCGTCGGCGACGTCTCCCCGAAGGAGATCCCGGTCATCAAGACGGTGCTGGGGAGCCACGACTGGGACGACGTCAAGCGGACCTACGAGGACTTCGACCCCCGGCAGTGGGACAACCCTCCGTCGGGGACCGAGACGGCCCGCCTCAAGGAGAAGACCGTCGAGAACATGGTCGACATGCGCGGGTACAGCGAGGCCACCGCCGAGCTGACCAGCCGACACGTCATGAGTCAGGTGAGTTACAGATGGGACTGA
- a CDS encoding SpoVR family protein, which translates to MSKDDRFAKQRIADDLEEPVDEAGNLARKLGLTPYPVNYWVVDYDEMNELIAYGGFQKRYPHWRWGMQYDRQQKQGQFLGGKAFEIVNNDDPAHAFLQESNTLADQKAVITHVEAHADFFANNRWFKMFSDGAPPRAASEATEGGPDRGPDAAGMLARHGDTIREYMQDPDIERGEVERFIDHVLCLEDNIDQHQPYSPVETAAEHFEDIEGVDVVDQLDELDLSDEVKRQVFDDEWLDAQADDEDGVTFPAQPDKDVLGFLRKHGMAYDEDAGKAVEMEDWQAEILELLRREAYYFAPQKMTKVMNEGWAAYWESLMMTGERFAGDDEFVLYADHMARVLGSPGLNPYKLGLEIWEYVENTENRREVVDRLLRVDGVTWRTFHDVIDFTEVQDRLEPPEWLQNAVEHLDELDPEDPRVDAESLERARDGDLDAEKYPWKVLTYEGLAQRHYSLVKPQYRGFVSRVSQEELERVSRYMFDDSRYDSVEAALADVDYTRGWERMREIRESHNDVTFLDEFLTQEFVDDNDYFTYEYTHASGDYRVTSTDHEDVKKKLMLQFTNFGKPTVVVQDGNYQNRNELLLAHQYNGVMLDTKQAADVLERTFELWGRPVNLLTIVKEFDDHDVEVAKRRDREPEPEEVGKRLRYDGKEITVEDVPWSEVEHLAATDIDYNTKPDEWTA; encoded by the coding sequence ATGAGCAAAGACGACAGATTCGCCAAGCAACGCATCGCCGACGACCTCGAGGAGCCGGTCGACGAGGCCGGCAATCTCGCCCGGAAGCTCGGGCTGACGCCCTACCCGGTGAACTACTGGGTCGTCGACTACGACGAGATGAACGAGCTCATCGCCTACGGCGGGTTCCAGAAGCGGTACCCCCACTGGCGCTGGGGGATGCAGTACGACCGCCAGCAGAAGCAGGGCCAGTTCCTCGGCGGGAAGGCCTTCGAGATCGTCAACAACGACGACCCGGCCCACGCCTTCCTCCAGGAGTCGAACACGCTGGCCGACCAGAAGGCGGTCATCACCCACGTCGAGGCCCACGCCGACTTCTTCGCCAACAACCGCTGGTTCAAGATGTTCAGCGACGGCGCGCCGCCGCGGGCCGCCAGCGAGGCCACGGAAGGCGGCCCCGACAGAGGCCCGGACGCCGCCGGAATGCTCGCTCGCCACGGCGACACGATTCGGGAGTACATGCAGGACCCCGACATCGAGCGGGGCGAGGTCGAGCGGTTCATCGACCACGTCCTCTGTCTGGAGGACAACATCGACCAGCACCAGCCCTACAGCCCCGTCGAGACGGCCGCCGAGCACTTCGAGGACATCGAGGGCGTCGACGTGGTCGACCAGCTGGACGAACTCGACCTCTCGGACGAGGTCAAGCGGCAGGTGTTCGACGACGAGTGGTTAGACGCGCAGGCCGACGACGAGGACGGCGTCACCTTCCCCGCCCAGCCCGACAAGGACGTGCTGGGCTTCCTGCGAAAGCACGGGATGGCCTACGACGAGGACGCCGGGAAGGCCGTCGAGATGGAGGACTGGCAGGCGGAGATCCTCGAACTCCTGCGCCGGGAGGCGTACTACTTCGCCCCCCAGAAGATGACGAAGGTGATGAACGAGGGCTGGGCGGCCTACTGGGAGTCGCTGATGATGACCGGCGAGCGCTTCGCCGGCGACGACGAGTTCGTCCTCTACGCCGACCACATGGCGCGAGTGCTGGGGTCGCCGGGGCTGAATCCCTACAAGCTCGGGCTGGAGATCTGGGAGTACGTCGAGAACACGGAGAACCGCCGGGAGGTCGTCGACAGGCTGCTCCGCGTCGACGGCGTCACCTGGCGGACGTTCCACGACGTGATCGACTTCACCGAGGTACAGGACCGCCTCGAACCGCCCGAGTGGTTGCAGAACGCGGTCGAACACCTCGACGAACTCGACCCCGAGGACCCGCGCGTGGACGCCGAGTCGCTCGAACGCGCCCGCGACGGCGACCTCGACGCCGAGAAGTACCCCTGGAAGGTGCTGACCTACGAGGGGCTGGCCCAACGGCACTACTCGCTGGTCAAGCCCCAGTACCGCGGGTTCGTCTCGCGTGTCAGCCAGGAGGAGTTAGAGCGCGTCTCGCGGTACATGTTCGACGACTCCCGGTACGACAGCGTCGAGGCGGCGCTCGCCGACGTGGACTACACCCGCGGCTGGGAGCGCATGCGCGAGATCCGCGAGAGCCACAACGACGTGACCTTCCTCGATGAGTTCCTCACCCAGGAGTTCGTCGACGACAACGACTACTTCACCTACGAGTACACCCACGCCTCGGGCGACTACCGCGTGACGTCGACGGACCACGAGGACGTCAAGAAGAAGTTGATGCTGCAGTTCACCAACTTCGGCAAGCCCACCGTCGTCGTCCAGGACGGCAACTACCAGAACCGCAACGAGCTGCTGTTGGCCCACCAGTACAACGGCGTGATGCTCGACACCAAGCAGGCCGCGGACGTCCTCGAACGCACCTTCGAGCTCTGGGGCCGCCCGGTGAACCTTCTGACCATCGTCAAGGAGTTCGACGACCACGACGTGGAGGTCGCCAAGCGCCGGGACCGCGAACCCGAACCCGAAGAGGTCGGGAAACGTCTGCGCTACGACGGCAAGGAGATCACCGTCGAGGACGTGCCGTGGAGCGAGGTCGAACACCTCGCGGCGACGGACATCGACTACAACACCAAGCCCGACGAGTGGACCGCCTGA